GCGTCGCCTTATTCAAGCTAGCTTCCCCTAGATTGGCATCTTGTAAAATACTGCGGCTCATATTCACCTGAATCAGGCGTGTTCCTCGCAGTCCAGCACCCGTGAGATTGGCTTCAACTAGCTTGGCCTGGGTTAAGTCTGCACCAATTAGGTTTGTTTCAATCAAATTGGCTTGATTGAGATTTGCCCCAAAAAGGTTCACTTCCCGAAGATTAGCCATGCTGAGATTGGTACCACTCAGGTCTGCTCCACTGAGATTGGCTCGACGAAAATTAATACCGCTGAGATCATGCCCCTTCAGGTTTTGACCCACCAAGCTAATTTCGCGAAAATCTCGTTCCCCTGCTGAATACTGGCTCAGCAGTTCATCAACTTGCATGATCCGCTGTCTCTCATAAAAGAATATATCTATCGCCTTAGCTATCCTTAGGGTGCCCGTTTTCTGGCGCTAGCTGCCATGGTGGCTACTGCGCAACGTTGGCCCGCGATCGCTCCTCCCCGCGCAGTCCCTCATGCGTGCGATAAAGCACCTGTAGGAATCCGTATCGTGGATGATATGGATGGCGATCGATCAAGCCTAAGGACGGGATCGGGCATAGGTGGAGATGATGAGATGATTTACTCACGCTTCCAGCATTAAGGCTGTGAATCCGGAGGATTTGGGGCGTGAGCAAGGCAGATGGTTCATATATCAACTAGATGGTCAAACAATCGACTCTATTGTTCCACCTATCCTGCCTGGAGACTGTATCAGCGATGGAGATGTCTGGTGACCTATATCACTGCCTTGGGGGGATCAAGGCGATCGCTGCCTAGCCCTAATCTCGATCTAGCCTAGAACATCGCGCAACGCTGCTTGAAGGTTTGCAAACTGATAGTGAAATCCAGCCGCTTGAGTTCGCTGAGGGAGTACCTGCTGTCCCTCTAGCACCACCTTGGCAGCATCGCCTAGGAGCGCTTCTAGGGCAATCTCTGGCACCGGTAGCCAAGAAGGACGGTTGAGAGTCTCGCCCATGACATGGCAGAACTCTGACATCCGCACGGGGTTGGGAGCGGTGGCATTGAGGACACCCTCGTAGCTCGGCTGGCTGAGCGATTGGATGATCAGTTCCACAAGGTCATCGCGATGGATCCAAGACACCCATTGCTTCCCAGTCCCAAGGGGTCCACCTGCAAAAAGGCGAAAGGGGGTAATCATCTTGGCGATCGCTCCTCCCTCTAGGCCAAGTACAATACCCGTGCGCAGAATCACCAACCGCGTGCCGCTTTCTTTGACACGCATAGCTTCCGCTTCCCAGGCTTGGCACACCTGCGCCAGAAAATCATTCCCCGCTCCACTGGTTTCATCAAAACTAGCGGTTTCACTGGTGCCGTAGTAGCCAATGGCAGACCCGCTGACCAAAACAGACGGCTTTGGATCAGCTTGGGCGATCGCATCCACCAGTAAACGGGTCGTCAGTTGGCGGCTTTCTAAAATGATCCGCTTGCGTTCCGGCGTCCAGCGGCTCTCCGCAATGGGCTCACCGGCCAAATTCACTACGCCATCACAACCCGCGATCGCCTGCTGCCACTCGCCGGCCTGGGTTGGTGTGTAGGCAATGTTGGTAACTGTGGGAAAGGATGACGAGGGAAACACCCGATTAGCATGACCTAGGTTGCGGGTGAATACCACGACAGAATGGCCCGCTTGGCTCAGTCGTTCAACCAAACGACTTCCCACAAATCCTGTTGCACCCGTGATGGCAACCTTCATGCACCTACTCCTTATCAATATGGACTGGAAAATCTATCTTTAAGTCTCCCCTATTCAGGGAAAATTCGGGGGATCAACACAATTTGGCGACACCATCAAGCCGGGTGACGTAGCCCAACACCTCACCCATTCCCCTCGCCTCCGAAGACAGCGTAACGCATCCAAGCCTCATGAGAGGTGCGTTACGGCTTCGCCTAACGGCACCCTACCAGGCAAGGGTTTTAAACCTTGTGGACACAGATCTTGTGGACACAGATGTTGAATGGGTGTGTAGCCAGTTAAAGGAACATCTTGATGCTGCTTTAGGTGGGCGGTTCACCATATTCCATGCCATTAGCTGCCGCGTAGGCATCCATAAATCGCTGAAACCGCTCCCAGTGCTCCTCTTGATCTAGCTCAATTTTGCATTCCACCCGCTGAAGATCGTCACCTTCCGGGCCACCAAATACAAATTGAACCGAGGACGGCTCTATGAGGATAGTACCTTCCCCATCCGTTAGCCGCAGCGCCTTAGCAAAACGCTTGCGGTAGCTGTTGAATTGCTCAATGGACTTCAGGCGGGTGAACTGCAGCACCACGATGCGCAGTCCCGATTGGCGATCGCGTCGGAGGCTGACGCCACTCAGCTCTTCTGAGATCCCCTCAAAAAATTCGATGGAAGGAGTAGAAGATGTCACCGTCAATACCAAACTCATGTCTCAGTATACAAAAGTGTTGGGGATTACATGGGGACTATCGACAGGATTGCCGATTCATCTAGGAGCGATCGCTCTCTGATCCAAAATCTTCTACAGTAAAAGAGTTCATGTCTGCCAAGCCAGCGATCGCCCGAAGCTCGACTGGTCTTGCCATACATTGCTGCTTTGCGCTAGCTCCGCGCTAGCCTAGGTTCACCCCATCCCCCTGGCTTCATGCTGCAACTGGTTCAGTCATCGATCTGGCTTCAAATCGCTATTGTGCTCCTCTGGCTGGGAGTGGTGGGTATTGCCGCCGATACGCTCCATCGCCGCACGCCAGCGGGGCCAGAAATTATTCGCAAAGTTGTTCACATGGGGGTTGGCAACGTGATTCTCTTAGCCTGGTGGTTGGAGATTCCCGCTTGGCTAGGGGTGAGTGCATCCATCTTGTTCAGTGCGATCGCTCTCCTGTCTTACCGACTGCCCATTCTGCCGGTGATCAACACCGTGGGGCGCAAAAGCCTAGGCACCTTCTTCTATGCCATTAGTTTTGCCATCCTGATTGCCTGGTTTTGGGCCCTGCAGATGCCCCAATATGCTGCCGTGGGGATTTTGATTATGACCTGGGGCGATGGCATGGCAGCGCTGGTCGGTCAACGCTTTGGGCGGAATTTGTATAAGCTATGGGGCATGCAAAAAACCTGGGAAGGCTCCT
The Candidatus Obscuribacterales bacterium genome window above contains:
- a CDS encoding TIGR01777 family oxidoreductase, coding for MKVAITGATGFVGSRLVERLSQAGHSVVVFTRNLGHANRVFPSSSFPTVTNIAYTPTQAGEWQQAIAGCDGVVNLAGEPIAESRWTPERKRIILESRQLTTRLLVDAIAQADPKPSVLVSGSAIGYYGTSETASFDETSGAGNDFLAQVCQAWEAEAMRVKESGTRLVILRTGIVLGLEGGAIAKMITPFRLFAGGPLGTGKQWVSWIHRDDLVELIIQSLSQPSYEGVLNATAPNPVRMSEFCHVMGETLNRPSWLPVPEIALEALLGDAAKVVLEGQQVLPQRTQAAGFHYQFANLQAALRDVLG
- the psb28 gene encoding photosystem II reaction center protein Psb28, producing MTSSTPSIEFFEGISEELSGVSLRRDRQSGLRIVVLQFTRLKSIEQFNSYRKRFAKALRLTDGEGTILIEPSSVQFVFGGPEGDDLQRVECKIELDQEEHWERFQRFMDAYAAANGMEYGEPPT
- a CDS encoding diacylglycerol/polyprenol kinase family protein; this encodes MLQLVQSSIWLQIAIVLLWLGVVGIAADTLHRRTPAGPEIIRKVVHMGVGNVILLAWWLEIPAWLGVSASILFSAIALLSYRLPILPVINTVGRKSLGTFFYAISFAILIAWFWALQMPQYAAVGILIMTWGDGMAALVGQRFGRNLYKLWGMQKTWEGSCAMAMVSYGVSSGILWGVQGNVWQTWLVPVGIALGATTLEAFSKLGIDNLTVPVGSAAIAFWLNQLGPI